In Vespa crabro chromosome 14, iyVesCrab1.2, whole genome shotgun sequence, the following are encoded in one genomic region:
- the LOC124429026 gene encoding TBC1 domain family member 1 isoform X2 yields the protein MKEHSASSKVERDKDPPQKSYSSAASLMSIGADISPSSSHFFEVLYVGKIRVSHPKVSESFIDDALLRFRSHGLEKSKSSAGALLLSSNRRNSTESSTSETGSVENVSRHGSMATLTIAAMVASSSSRFEDNGNGSQSGTSATTIDNNSGGNIQVPAVMRNRAGSMSNVLTGRRDSSPKTSDEHNRTMLFQVGRTDLRLISPDRKQVLLHKQIKDVASCVQGAKNSEHFGFICREIMIDSFVGYIFKCQSESVADDLVAAITQAFVATCDGTRKERYPVFSCEHCPMFWYNKLCQEIEGQNDRRTQNIIFSRMEQLPEDEQEIVVNKYKGAEAIGGGSGAGSSLREQNQFLIRLLRAHCEAKQARHVHDTAENRSEFLNQYLSVGVGSTIFMKAKRSLTNSFDNLMKRKGSREDFGLVSHVKDSNHLNTALQKSGSQSPDNSRQSSIGESSTETFNRPRSLRVSPEQQLSVNTGPRSSMMDIFLKVGNSPKMSPTECDGNTEMHSNSSWRQAILHRVVTPNKEHDKNNGKSENSNVNETPRAVATHRTREELRDLWKKAINQQVILIRMEKENARLKERQEEATVKRIKLEYDEISSCARELVEVWDLLVSKESRVSTKCDNQMLLHAIKQGVPKGKRGEVWQFLAEQFCLKQPPIDTHDFPNYNTSYDLLLKQLTSQQHAILIDLGRTFPNHPYFSSPLGPGQLALFNLLKAYSLLDHEVGYCQGLSFVAGVLLLHMVEDQAFFLLRHLMFRRGLRKLYLPDMAALQLHLYQLSRLLHDRLPALYDHFDKHEVSPTLYAAPWLLTLFASQFPLGFVTRVFDLLFLESSEILFRVAVALLEEHQDQLLYCDSFEEIMEYLKTRVPAVDKATLDRVMKRVFYPDMEVSKQLNEYRVEYQVLQEEMLSVKPQMESLEKFKTVNKQLMKQVGQLNEQLEVTMNNLQRLETARSMQQAVVNKLESQNRSLEVTVATLGTFIQHLSETRDDLDLPGEIRRIISQISIAEKRRNMSKAYPLKILEDNSKQGLIKSNSAGRDSHNFLRNSNVIDPPYPLKSTLSQPNLATKLERVSSFFSNSHNHIQKQRAQLAALRNEYTDPNIRSNNDENDPKTVNIDIQITDTMNSQNDNVEQNDNHLKIQPINLEKSISLPLSNAKLKLKPSKSAYELGSVKKVPTSKIEVTNEDSLTNLTGTMHPLDTCSDVNFRYGGTTKLKSIKPVRLSSPIGQGDNVNKNTQNQNTEALNR from the exons ATGAAGGAACACTCAGCTTCTTCGAAAGTCGAAAGGGACAAGGATCCGCCTCAAAAATCGTATAGCAGTGCTGCCAGTTTGATGTCGATTGGCGCGGACATATCTCCTAGTTCTTCCCATTTTTTCGAG GTACTCTACGTCGGTAAGATCAGAGTCTCCCATCCAAAGGTATCCGAATCTTTCATCGACGATGCCCTCCTCAGATTTCGCTCTCATGGACTCGAAAAATCAAAGTCTTCTGCGGGTGCTTTACTCCTTTCTAGTAATAGAAGGAACAGTACG GAATCGAGTACCAGCGAAACGGGCAGTGTAGAAAATGTGTCTAGACATGGCTCGATGGCAACATTAACGATTGCGGCAATGgttgcttcttcttcctcgagATTCGAAGACAATGGTAACGGTAGTCAAAGCGGAACATCTGCAACGACTATTGACAATAACAGCGGAGGTAATATACAGGTGCCAGCAGTTATGAGAAATCGTGCTGGTTCGATGAGTAACGTTTTAACAGGCAGAAGAGATTCCAGTCCAAAGACCAGCGACGAGCATAATCGAACTATGCTATTTCAG GTGGGTAGAACCGATTTGAGATTGATCAGCCCTGACAGGAAGCAGGTTTTGCTTCACAAACAAATCAAAGATGTAGCGAGTTGCGTACAGGGTGCAAAGAATTCCGAACACTTTGGATTCATCTGTAGGGAAATAATGATAGATAGTTTCGTTGGTTATATATTCAAGTGTCAATCCGAATCCGTTGCCGACGATCTCGTTGCAG CCATCACCCAAGCATTCGTTGCAACCTGCGATGGTACAAGGAAGGAAAGATACCCTGTATTCTCTTGCGAACACTGTCCCATGTTTTGGTATAATAAACTGTGTCAAGAGATAGAAG GTCAAAACGATCGACGaacacaaaatataatattctctcGAATGGAACAATTGCCGGAAGACGAGCAGGAGATCGTTGTGAACAAATACAAAGGTGCTGAGGCAATCGGAGGAGGTTCTGGTGCGGGTTCGAGTTTGCGCGAACAAAACCAATTTCTCATTAGATTATTACGTGCTCATTGCGAGGCTAAACAAGCTAGACATGTTCACGATACAGCTGAGAATAG aaGCGAATTTTTGAATCAGTATCTCAGTGTAGGCGTTGGCAGTACGATATTCATGAAAGCGAAACGTTCTCTGACTAATAGTTTCGATAATCTTATGAAACGGAAGGGTTCGCGGGAAGACTTTGGACTCGTATCGCATGTGAAGGATTCTAATCATCTCAACACCGCATTACAAAAGAGTGGCAGCCAGAGTCCCGATAATTCGCGTCAATCGTCGATAGGCGAGTCATCGACTGAAACGTTTAACAGGCCGAGATCGTTGCGAGTATCTCCGGAACAACAGTTATCTGTGAATACGGGACCACGAAGTTCCATGATGGATAT CTTCCTGAAAGTAGGAAATTCGCCGAAAATGTCGCCTACAGAATGCGATGGAAATACCGAAATGCATTCGAATAGTTCGTGGAGACAGGCGATATTACATAGAGTGGTAACACCGAATAAAGAacacgataagaataatggaAAATCTGAGAATTCTAATGTCAATGAGACACCTCGTGCTGTTGCTACGCACAGAACGAGGGAGGAACTCAGGGATCTGTGGAAGAAAGCGATTAATCAACAAGTGATACTGATacgaatggaaaaagagaatgcaAGACTTAAAG AACGTCAAGAGGAAGCAACGGTGAAAAGAATCAAATTGGAGTACGATGAAATTAGCAGCTGTGCTCGCGAACTCGTCGAAGTATGGGATTTGCTCGTTAGCAAGGAATCCCGCGTTTCTACAAAGTGCGACAATCAAATGCTTTTACATGCCATTAAGCAAG GTGTTCCCAAAGGGAAAAGGGGCGAAGTCTGGCAATTCTTAGCGGAACAATTTTGTTTGAAGCAACCACCCATAGATACTCATGATTTTCCGAACTACAATACTTCTTACGATCTGTTACTGAAACAACTCACGTCTCAGCAACATGCCATTCTCATCGACTTAGGACGTACATTTCCGAATCATCCGTATTTCAGTTCTCCTTTAGGACCTGGCCAATTGGCACTTTTCAATTTATTGAAAGCTTATTCTCTCCTGGATCACGAAGTTGGCTATTGTCAGGGTCTAAGCTTTGTGGCTGGCGTTCTTCTTTTACAC ATGGTGGAAGATCaggctttttttctcttacgacATCTGATGTTTCGGAGAGGCCTGAGAAAACTCTACCTTCCAGATATGGCAGCATTACAATTGCACTTATATCAACTATCAAGATTACTGCACGATAGACTACCGGCACTTTATGATCATTTTGACAAGCACGAAGTGTCACCAACTTTGTATGCAGCACCGTGGTTGTTAACCTTGTTTGCCAGTCAGTTTCCATTAGGTTTTGTAACCAGAGTCTTTG atttactttttctcgaaagctcagaaatattatttcgagTAGCCGTGGCATTATTGGAAGAGCATCAAGATCAATTGCTTTACTGTGATAGTTTCGAAGAAATTATGGAATATCTTAaa ACCCGCGTACCAGCTGTAGATAAAGCCACTTTGGATCGTGTAATGAAACGTGTATTCTATCCGGATATGGAAGTTTCGAAGCAATTGAATGAATATAGAGTGGAGTATCAAGTGTTACAAGAAGAAATGCTATCGGTAAAGCCTCAGATGGAAAGTTTAGAGAAATTCAAGACGGTTAACAAACAATTGATGAAACAAGTCGGCCAATTGAACGAACAACTCGAG gtAACGATGAACAACCTGCAACGTTTGGAAACAGCACGATCTATGCAACAAGCGGTGGTGAATAAATTAGAATCTCAGAATCGTAGTCTCGAAGTGACAGTCGCGACTTTAGGTACATTTATTCAACACTTGAGCGAAACGCGAGACGATCTAGATTTACCAGGTGAAATACGTAGAATTATTTCTCAGATAAGCATTGCCGAAAAGCGAAGAAACATGAGCAAAGCATATCCTTTAAAGATATTAGAAGATAATAGTAAGCAAGGTCTCATTAAAAGCAATTCGGCTGGTAGAGATTCGCATAATTTCTTAAGAAATAGTAACGTGATCGATCCTCCTTATCCTTTGAAATCTACGTTGAGCCAACCAAACCTGGCAACTAAATTGGAAAGggtatcttctttcttttcgaattcGCACAATCACATACAAAAGCAACGTGCACAATTGGCAGCCCTTAGAAACGAGTACACCGATCCAAATATACGAAGCAACAATGATGAAAATGATCCAAAGACGGTCAATATAGACATACAAATCACAGATACAATGAATTCGCAGAACGATAACGTTGAACAAAATGATAATCATTTGAAGATTCAGCcaattaatttagaaaaatctaTCTCGTTACCGCTATCGAAcgcaaaattaaaattgaaaccGTCCAAGTCGGCGTATGAATTAGGCTCCGTTAAAAAAGTTCCAACTAGCAAGATCGAAGTTACCAATGAAGATTCTTTGACCAACTTGACAGGTACCATGCATCCTTTGGATACTTGTAGCGATGTCAATTTTCGATATGGTGGAACCACAAAATTAAAGTCTATCAAACCAGTTAGATTATCTAGTCCGATCGGTCAAGGAGATAACGTAAATAAGAATACTCAAAACCAAAATACTGAAGCTTTAAATAGATAA
- the LOC124429026 gene encoding TBC1 domain family member 1 isoform X1, which translates to MASRSDACAIGYKRPSNQTFLGEMKEHSASSKVERDKDPPQKSYSSAASLMSIGADISPSSSHFFEVLYVGKIRVSHPKVSESFIDDALLRFRSHGLEKSKSSAGALLLSSNRRNSTESSTSETGSVENVSRHGSMATLTIAAMVASSSSRFEDNGNGSQSGTSATTIDNNSGGNIQVPAVMRNRAGSMSNVLTGRRDSSPKTSDEHNRTMLFQVGRTDLRLISPDRKQVLLHKQIKDVASCVQGAKNSEHFGFICREIMIDSFVGYIFKCQSESVADDLVAAITQAFVATCDGTRKERYPVFSCEHCPMFWYNKLCQEIEGQNDRRTQNIIFSRMEQLPEDEQEIVVNKYKGAEAIGGGSGAGSSLREQNQFLIRLLRAHCEAKQARHVHDTAENRSEFLNQYLSVGVGSTIFMKAKRSLTNSFDNLMKRKGSREDFGLVSHVKDSNHLNTALQKSGSQSPDNSRQSSIGESSTETFNRPRSLRVSPEQQLSVNTGPRSSMMDIFLKVGNSPKMSPTECDGNTEMHSNSSWRQAILHRVVTPNKEHDKNNGKSENSNVNETPRAVATHRTREELRDLWKKAINQQVILIRMEKENARLKERQEEATVKRIKLEYDEISSCARELVEVWDLLVSKESRVSTKCDNQMLLHAIKQGVPKGKRGEVWQFLAEQFCLKQPPIDTHDFPNYNTSYDLLLKQLTSQQHAILIDLGRTFPNHPYFSSPLGPGQLALFNLLKAYSLLDHEVGYCQGLSFVAGVLLLHMVEDQAFFLLRHLMFRRGLRKLYLPDMAALQLHLYQLSRLLHDRLPALYDHFDKHEVSPTLYAAPWLLTLFASQFPLGFVTRVFDLLFLESSEILFRVAVALLEEHQDQLLYCDSFEEIMEYLKTRVPAVDKATLDRVMKRVFYPDMEVSKQLNEYRVEYQVLQEEMLSVKPQMESLEKFKTVNKQLMKQVGQLNEQLEVTMNNLQRLETARSMQQAVVNKLESQNRSLEVTVATLGTFIQHLSETRDDLDLPGEIRRIISQISIAEKRRNMSKAYPLKILEDNSKQGLIKSNSAGRDSHNFLRNSNVIDPPYPLKSTLSQPNLATKLERVSSFFSNSHNHIQKQRAQLAALRNEYTDPNIRSNNDENDPKTVNIDIQITDTMNSQNDNVEQNDNHLKIQPINLEKSISLPLSNAKLKLKPSKSAYELGSVKKVPTSKIEVTNEDSLTNLTGTMHPLDTCSDVNFRYGGTTKLKSIKPVRLSSPIGQGDNVNKNTQNQNTEALNR; encoded by the exons ATGGCGTCTCGAAGTGACGCCTGCGCCATCGGCTATAAAAGACCTTCG AACCAAACATTTTTAGGAGAAATGAAGGAACACTCAGCTTCTTCGAAAGTCGAAAGGGACAAGGATCCGCCTCAAAAATCGTATAGCAGTGCTGCCAGTTTGATGTCGATTGGCGCGGACATATCTCCTAGTTCTTCCCATTTTTTCGAG GTACTCTACGTCGGTAAGATCAGAGTCTCCCATCCAAAGGTATCCGAATCTTTCATCGACGATGCCCTCCTCAGATTTCGCTCTCATGGACTCGAAAAATCAAAGTCTTCTGCGGGTGCTTTACTCCTTTCTAGTAATAGAAGGAACAGTACG GAATCGAGTACCAGCGAAACGGGCAGTGTAGAAAATGTGTCTAGACATGGCTCGATGGCAACATTAACGATTGCGGCAATGgttgcttcttcttcctcgagATTCGAAGACAATGGTAACGGTAGTCAAAGCGGAACATCTGCAACGACTATTGACAATAACAGCGGAGGTAATATACAGGTGCCAGCAGTTATGAGAAATCGTGCTGGTTCGATGAGTAACGTTTTAACAGGCAGAAGAGATTCCAGTCCAAAGACCAGCGACGAGCATAATCGAACTATGCTATTTCAG GTGGGTAGAACCGATTTGAGATTGATCAGCCCTGACAGGAAGCAGGTTTTGCTTCACAAACAAATCAAAGATGTAGCGAGTTGCGTACAGGGTGCAAAGAATTCCGAACACTTTGGATTCATCTGTAGGGAAATAATGATAGATAGTTTCGTTGGTTATATATTCAAGTGTCAATCCGAATCCGTTGCCGACGATCTCGTTGCAG CCATCACCCAAGCATTCGTTGCAACCTGCGATGGTACAAGGAAGGAAAGATACCCTGTATTCTCTTGCGAACACTGTCCCATGTTTTGGTATAATAAACTGTGTCAAGAGATAGAAG GTCAAAACGATCGACGaacacaaaatataatattctctcGAATGGAACAATTGCCGGAAGACGAGCAGGAGATCGTTGTGAACAAATACAAAGGTGCTGAGGCAATCGGAGGAGGTTCTGGTGCGGGTTCGAGTTTGCGCGAACAAAACCAATTTCTCATTAGATTATTACGTGCTCATTGCGAGGCTAAACAAGCTAGACATGTTCACGATACAGCTGAGAATAG aaGCGAATTTTTGAATCAGTATCTCAGTGTAGGCGTTGGCAGTACGATATTCATGAAAGCGAAACGTTCTCTGACTAATAGTTTCGATAATCTTATGAAACGGAAGGGTTCGCGGGAAGACTTTGGACTCGTATCGCATGTGAAGGATTCTAATCATCTCAACACCGCATTACAAAAGAGTGGCAGCCAGAGTCCCGATAATTCGCGTCAATCGTCGATAGGCGAGTCATCGACTGAAACGTTTAACAGGCCGAGATCGTTGCGAGTATCTCCGGAACAACAGTTATCTGTGAATACGGGACCACGAAGTTCCATGATGGATAT CTTCCTGAAAGTAGGAAATTCGCCGAAAATGTCGCCTACAGAATGCGATGGAAATACCGAAATGCATTCGAATAGTTCGTGGAGACAGGCGATATTACATAGAGTGGTAACACCGAATAAAGAacacgataagaataatggaAAATCTGAGAATTCTAATGTCAATGAGACACCTCGTGCTGTTGCTACGCACAGAACGAGGGAGGAACTCAGGGATCTGTGGAAGAAAGCGATTAATCAACAAGTGATACTGATacgaatggaaaaagagaatgcaAGACTTAAAG AACGTCAAGAGGAAGCAACGGTGAAAAGAATCAAATTGGAGTACGATGAAATTAGCAGCTGTGCTCGCGAACTCGTCGAAGTATGGGATTTGCTCGTTAGCAAGGAATCCCGCGTTTCTACAAAGTGCGACAATCAAATGCTTTTACATGCCATTAAGCAAG GTGTTCCCAAAGGGAAAAGGGGCGAAGTCTGGCAATTCTTAGCGGAACAATTTTGTTTGAAGCAACCACCCATAGATACTCATGATTTTCCGAACTACAATACTTCTTACGATCTGTTACTGAAACAACTCACGTCTCAGCAACATGCCATTCTCATCGACTTAGGACGTACATTTCCGAATCATCCGTATTTCAGTTCTCCTTTAGGACCTGGCCAATTGGCACTTTTCAATTTATTGAAAGCTTATTCTCTCCTGGATCACGAAGTTGGCTATTGTCAGGGTCTAAGCTTTGTGGCTGGCGTTCTTCTTTTACAC ATGGTGGAAGATCaggctttttttctcttacgacATCTGATGTTTCGGAGAGGCCTGAGAAAACTCTACCTTCCAGATATGGCAGCATTACAATTGCACTTATATCAACTATCAAGATTACTGCACGATAGACTACCGGCACTTTATGATCATTTTGACAAGCACGAAGTGTCACCAACTTTGTATGCAGCACCGTGGTTGTTAACCTTGTTTGCCAGTCAGTTTCCATTAGGTTTTGTAACCAGAGTCTTTG atttactttttctcgaaagctcagaaatattatttcgagTAGCCGTGGCATTATTGGAAGAGCATCAAGATCAATTGCTTTACTGTGATAGTTTCGAAGAAATTATGGAATATCTTAaa ACCCGCGTACCAGCTGTAGATAAAGCCACTTTGGATCGTGTAATGAAACGTGTATTCTATCCGGATATGGAAGTTTCGAAGCAATTGAATGAATATAGAGTGGAGTATCAAGTGTTACAAGAAGAAATGCTATCGGTAAAGCCTCAGATGGAAAGTTTAGAGAAATTCAAGACGGTTAACAAACAATTGATGAAACAAGTCGGCCAATTGAACGAACAACTCGAG gtAACGATGAACAACCTGCAACGTTTGGAAACAGCACGATCTATGCAACAAGCGGTGGTGAATAAATTAGAATCTCAGAATCGTAGTCTCGAAGTGACAGTCGCGACTTTAGGTACATTTATTCAACACTTGAGCGAAACGCGAGACGATCTAGATTTACCAGGTGAAATACGTAGAATTATTTCTCAGATAAGCATTGCCGAAAAGCGAAGAAACATGAGCAAAGCATATCCTTTAAAGATATTAGAAGATAATAGTAAGCAAGGTCTCATTAAAAGCAATTCGGCTGGTAGAGATTCGCATAATTTCTTAAGAAATAGTAACGTGATCGATCCTCCTTATCCTTTGAAATCTACGTTGAGCCAACCAAACCTGGCAACTAAATTGGAAAGggtatcttctttcttttcgaattcGCACAATCACATACAAAAGCAACGTGCACAATTGGCAGCCCTTAGAAACGAGTACACCGATCCAAATATACGAAGCAACAATGATGAAAATGATCCAAAGACGGTCAATATAGACATACAAATCACAGATACAATGAATTCGCAGAACGATAACGTTGAACAAAATGATAATCATTTGAAGATTCAGCcaattaatttagaaaaatctaTCTCGTTACCGCTATCGAAcgcaaaattaaaattgaaaccGTCCAAGTCGGCGTATGAATTAGGCTCCGTTAAAAAAGTTCCAACTAGCAAGATCGAAGTTACCAATGAAGATTCTTTGACCAACTTGACAGGTACCATGCATCCTTTGGATACTTGTAGCGATGTCAATTTTCGATATGGTGGAACCACAAAATTAAAGTCTATCAAACCAGTTAGATTATCTAGTCCGATCGGTCAAGGAGATAACGTAAATAAGAATACTCAAAACCAAAATACTGAAGCTTTAAATAGATAA